A single window of Onychomys torridus chromosome 8, mOncTor1.1, whole genome shotgun sequence DNA harbors:
- the Nufip2 gene encoding nuclear fragile X mental retardation-interacting protein 2 translates to MEEKPGQPQPQHHHSHHHPHHHPQQQQSHHHHHYYFYNHSHNHHHHHHHQQPHQYLQHGAEGSPKAQPKPLKHEQKHTLQQHQETPKKKTGYGEVNGNAGEREISLKSLSSDEATNPISRVLNGNQQVVDTSLKQTVKTSTFGKAGIKTKNFIQKNSMDKKNGKSYENKSGENQAIDKTDTVAIPNGVITNNSGYITNGYMGKGADNDGSGSESGYTTPKKRKARRNSAKGCETLHLVQDKIMQETSVPALKQGLESLKPDSSEQKGARADSSKPIWKYETGPGGTSRGKPAVGDILRKSSDIKPGLNSKKFDDRPKGKHASAAASKEDSWTLFKPPPVFPVDNSSAKIVPKISYASKVKENLNKTVQNSSVSPSSSSSSSSTGETQTQPSSRLSQVPMSALKSVTSANFSNGPVLAGTDGNMYPSGGQPLLTTAANTLTPISTGTDSVLQDMSLTSAAVEQIKSSLFIYPSNMQTVLLSTAQVDLPSQTDQQNLGDIFQNQWGLSFINEPSAGPETVIGKSSDHKVMEVTFQGEYPATLVSQGAEIIPSGTEHPVFPKAYELEKRTSPQVLGNILKPGTTESGALSLEPSHIGDLQKADTSSQGALVFLSKDYEIENQNPLASPTNTLLGSAKEQRYQRGLERNDSWGSFDLRAAIVYHTKEMESIWNLQKQDPKRIITYNEAMDSPDQ, encoded by the exons ATGGAGGAGAAGCCCGGCCAGCCACAGCCTCAGCACCATCACAGCCACCACCATCCGCACCATCACCCCCAGCAGCAGCAgtcgcaccaccaccaccattattatTTCTACAACCACagccacaaccaccaccaccaccaccatcaccagcagCCTCACCAGTACCTGCAGCATGGAGCCGAGGGCAGCCCCAAGGCCCAGCCCAAGCCGCTGAAACATGAGCAGAAACACACCCTCCAGCAGCACCAGGAAACGCCGAAGAAGAAAACAG gCTATGGTGAAGTAAATGGTAATGccggagagagagagatatctttaAAGAGCCTCAGTTCTGATGAAGCTACTAACCCTATTTCTAGGGTCCTCAATGGCAACCAGCAAGTTGTAGACACTAGCCTGAAGCAGACTGTAAAGACCAGCACCTTTGGAAAAGCAGGAATTAAAACCAAGAATTTTATTCAGAAAAACAGTATGGACAAAAAGAATGGGAAGTCTTATGAAAATAAATCTGGAGAGAACCAGGCTATAGATAAGACCGACACTGTAGCAATTCCAAATGGCGTTATAACAAATAATTCAGGCTATATCACTAATGGTTATATGGGCAAAGGAGCAGATAATGATGGTAGCGGATCTGAGAGTGGATACACCACTCCTAAAAAAAGGAAAGCTAGGCGCAATAGTGCCAAGGGCTGTGAAACCCTTCATTTAGTGCAGGACAAAATAATGCAGGAGACTAGTGTCCCGGCATTAAAACAGGGACTTGAAAGTTTAAAGCCTGACTCTAGTGAACAAAAGGGAGCTCGAGCAGATAGTTCGAAGCCTATTTGGAAGTATGAAACTGGACCTGGAGGAACGAGTCGTGGAAAACCTGCTGTGGGTGACATACTCCGTAAAAGCTCAGATATTAAACCTGGTTTGAACAGCAAAAAGTTTGATGACCGGCCTAAAGGAAAGCATgcctcagctgctgcctccaaaGAGGACTCGTGGACCTTGTTTAAACCACCCCCAGTTTTTCCAGTGGACAATAGCAGTGCTAAAATAGTTCCTAAAATAAGTTATGCAAGCAAAGTTAAAGAAAACCTCAACAAAACTGTACAGAACTCTTCTGTGTCaccatcctcctcttcatcttcatcatctaCTGGGGAAACTCAGACCCAACCTTCAAGCCGATTATCCCAGGTCCCCATGTCAGCTCTGAAATCTGTTACTTCTGCCAACTTTTCTAATGGGCCTGTTTTAGCAGGAACTGATGGAAATATGTATCCATCAGGGGGTCAGCCACTGCTAACTACTGCTGCTAATACTTTAACACCCATCTCTACTGGGACTGATTCAGTTCTTCAGGACATGAGTCTGACTTCAGCAGCTGTTGAACAAATTAAGTCTAGCCTTTTTATCTACCCTTCAAATATGCAAACGGTGCTGTTAAGCACTGCACAAGTAGATCTGCCCTCTCAGACAGATCAGCAAAACCTGGGGGATATCTTCCAGAATCAATGGGGTTTATCATTTATAAATGAGCCCAGTGCTGGCCCAGAGACTGTTATTGGAAAGTCATCAGATCATAAAGTGATGGAAGTGACATTTCAAGGAGAATATCCTGCCACTTTGGTTTCACAGGGTGCTGAAATAATTCCCTCAGGAACTGAGCATCCTGTGTTTCCCAAGGCTTATGAGCTGGAAAAACGGACTAGTCCTCAAGTTCTGGGTAACATTCTAAAACCCGGGACTACTGAGAGTGGAGCCTTATCCTTGGAACCCAGTCATATAGGTGACCTGCAAAAAGCAGACACCAGTAGTCAAGGTGCTTTAGTGTTTCTCTCAAAGGACTACGAAATAGAAAATCAAAATCCTCTGGCCTCTCCCACGAACACTTTGTTAGGCTCCGCCAAAGAACAGAGATACCAGAGAGGCCTAGAAAGGAATGATAGCTGGGGTTCTTTTGACCTGAGGGCTGCTATTGTATATCACACTAAAG